From the Deltaproteobacteria bacterium genome, one window contains:
- the treY gene encoding malto-oligosyltrehalose synthase, whose amino-acid sequence MDNPAATYRVQLFKDFGFQQAADIISYISDLGVSHLYTSPYLQAAAGSTHGYDVVDPTRVNEELGGAEAHARLCQALQSSGLGQISDVVPNHMAIAGRQNPWWWDVLENGPSSRYATYFDVDWESSDDRWPNKVLLPVLGDHYGRILEDGQLRLSHRNGSFTLRYQDHVFPTDPSSLAELLRKAAGSCGSELLAFLAESHSRLPRPTVTARQAVERRHRDKAVLLNLLTRLCHEAPETGKAITAEVACLNHNPDALDVFIDQQNYRLAFWRTASRELGYRRFFDIKDLVGLRIEDAEVFHATHELLITWVQEGWVQGLRIDHPDGLRDPTEYFHRLREACPNAWIVAEKILAQGEKLPSEWPIAGTTGYDFLNLMNGLFIDPAGEKGLTEVYENFTEQEIHFTDLVHESKRLVLTDLLESELNRLTSLFLDICEGHRRHRDYTRHALHWALRETAVHFPVYRSYVSASRKTVTREDEISVIQAIEGATRERPDLDADLFSFLQDLLLLRVGGPLENELAMRFQQLTGPAMAKGVEDTALYRWHRLVALNEVGGDPSGFGVSLDQFHDACTIAQREHPLGMLASTTHDTKRSEDVRARLAVLSEIPERWTHAVHRWADHNERHRRGDLPDRNIEYLFYQTVVGAWPIDVARITAYLEKAVREAKIYTSWTRPDEVYERTVREFAIAVMEDESFRADLEGLVADLILPGRINSLAQTLIKLTSPGVPDIYQGTELWDLSLVDPDNRRPVDFALRRRLLEDAARLSAEAILARMDEGLPKLWVIRQALHLRRGRPEIFGPKGAYRPLYAHGTKAQNVVAFLRGEAAVSVAPRLVIGLQGGWADTVLELPAGHWHNILTHDEWPGGPLLVRDILARFPVGLLVRNDVS is encoded by the coding sequence ATGGACAACCCCGCAGCGACATACCGCGTTCAACTCTTTAAGGACTTCGGCTTCCAACAGGCTGCGGATATCATCTCTTATATAAGCGATCTCGGCGTCAGCCATTTATACACCTCCCCCTACCTGCAGGCTGCCGCCGGCAGTACCCATGGGTACGACGTTGTCGATCCGACCCGGGTGAATGAGGAACTCGGGGGCGCCGAAGCCCATGCCCGTCTCTGCCAGGCGCTTCAATCCTCAGGTCTGGGACAGATAAGTGATGTGGTCCCCAACCATATGGCCATTGCGGGCCGGCAGAATCCCTGGTGGTGGGACGTGCTGGAGAACGGCCCTTCAAGCCGGTACGCGACCTACTTTGACGTGGACTGGGAGTCCTCTGATGACCGCTGGCCCAACAAGGTGCTCCTGCCGGTCCTGGGCGACCATTATGGCCGCATCCTGGAGGATGGTCAGCTTCGGCTGTCGCACCGAAACGGATCTTTCACTCTTCGTTATCAGGACCATGTATTCCCGACGGATCCTTCCAGCCTGGCAGAGCTACTCAGAAAAGCGGCGGGATCGTGCGGATCCGAACTCCTTGCCTTTCTTGCGGAGAGCCACAGCCGCCTGCCGCGTCCCACCGTCACCGCCAGGCAGGCGGTGGAACGCCGCCACCGGGATAAGGCGGTACTGTTGAACCTGCTGACCAGACTCTGCCATGAGGCACCGGAAACCGGGAAAGCGATAACCGCCGAAGTTGCGTGCCTGAACCATAACCCGGATGCGTTGGATGTGTTCATCGATCAACAGAATTATCGGCTGGCGTTCTGGCGTACGGCAAGCCGGGAGCTGGGATACCGGAGATTTTTCGACATCAAAGATCTGGTCGGCTTGAGAATAGAGGATGCGGAGGTTTTTCACGCCACGCACGAACTCCTTATCACCTGGGTACAGGAGGGATGGGTCCAGGGACTTCGCATCGACCATCCTGACGGACTGCGCGATCCGACCGAGTATTTCCATCGATTGCGGGAGGCCTGCCCGAATGCCTGGATTGTTGCTGAAAAAATTCTTGCACAGGGCGAAAAACTTCCTTCGGAGTGGCCGATTGCCGGGACTACCGGTTATGATTTCCTAAACCTGATGAACGGGCTCTTTATCGATCCGGCAGGCGAAAAAGGTCTGACGGAAGTTTATGAGAATTTTACAGAACAGGAGATCCATTTTACCGACCTGGTGCATGAGAGCAAGCGTCTGGTGCTCACGGACCTTCTTGAAAGTGAGCTCAATCGTCTCACCAGCCTTTTCCTGGATATCTGCGAAGGGCATCGCCGGCATCGGGACTATACACGCCACGCACTGCATTGGGCATTGCGCGAGACCGCGGTCCATTTTCCGGTGTATCGGTCCTACGTATCCGCATCCAGAAAAACCGTCACCCGGGAAGACGAAATTTCCGTCATTCAGGCCATCGAGGGCGCCACAAGAGAGCGGCCCGATCTTGACGCCGACCTCTTTTCCTTCCTTCAAGATCTGCTTCTTCTCCGTGTCGGCGGTCCTCTGGAAAACGAACTCGCCATGCGGTTTCAGCAATTGACCGGTCCGGCCATGGCCAAGGGTGTCGAGGATACCGCCCTCTACCGCTGGCATCGTCTGGTCGCCCTCAACGAAGTGGGGGGAGATCCGAGCGGCTTCGGAGTTTCTCTCGACCAGTTCCATGACGCCTGCACCATTGCGCAAAGAGAGCATCCACTGGGGATGCTCGCCTCCACTACCCACGACACTAAACGGAGCGAGGATGTCCGCGCCAGGCTGGCAGTGCTCTCCGAAATTCCTGAGCGCTGGACCCATGCGGTGCATAGATGGGCCGACCACAATGAGCGGCATCGGAGGGGGGACCTGCCGGATCGCAATATTGAATATCTTTTTTACCAGACAGTGGTCGGGGCCTGGCCCATCGATGTGGCACGCATCACGGCATATCTGGAGAAGGCCGTCCGGGAAGCCAAGATATACACTTCCTGGACCCGGCCGGACGAGGTCTACGAGCGCACTGTGCGTGAGTTCGCCATTGCGGTAATGGAAGATGAATCCTTTCGCGCCGATCTGGAGGGTCTGGTGGCCGATCTCATACTCCCCGGAAGGATCAACAGTCTCGCACAGACGCTCATCAAACTCACCTCACCGGGGGTCCCCGACATATACCAGGGAACAGAATTGTGGGACTTGAGCCTGGTGGATCCGGACAATCGACGGCCGGTGGATTTTGCCCTGCGCCGGCGTCTGCTGGAAGACGCCGCCCGCCTTTCTGCGGAAGCCATTCTGGCGCGGATGGATGAAGGGCTGCCCAAGCTCTGGGTGATTCGGCAGGCCCTCCATCTGCGACGCGGAAGACCTGAAATTTTCGGCCCAAAGGGCGCCTACCGGCCCCTGTATGCACACGGCACAAAGGCCCAAAATGTGGTCGCGTTCCTTCGGGGGGAAGCCGCTGTCTCCGTGGCACCGCGGCTTGTCATCGGATTGCAGGGGGGTTGGGCGGATACGGTGCTGGAACTGCCGGCCGGGCACTGGCACAACATTTTGACCCATGACGAATGGCCCGGCGGGCCGCTGCTGGTCAGGGACATTCTGGCCCGCTTCCCTGTCGGCCTTTTGGTTCGAAATGACGTTTCCTAG
- a CDS encoding TrkA family potassium uptake protein, whose protein sequence is MRIAFVGAGEITVRTAELLIERGHEVIIIENNPEKIEELSDILDCSFLNGDGSKPAILREVGPDQTDVLFCLSDSDQANLISSLVGRSLGFKRVIPSLQDPEFEGICRELDLKDAIVPSRTISRYLADMVEGVDILELSTVIKGEARFFTFTVDKEKGKRIAELDLPGNARVVCYYREGRFSLADEETSLRKGDEMVILTHSESIPDLTERWRLKEGNNEES, encoded by the coding sequence ATGAGAATTGCTTTTGTAGGTGCCGGTGAAATCACCGTAAGGACCGCTGAGTTGCTGATCGAACGAGGCCACGAGGTGATCATTATCGAAAATAACCCGGAAAAGATCGAGGAACTTTCGGATATTCTGGACTGCAGTTTTCTTAATGGAGACGGAAGCAAACCGGCGATTCTGCGCGAGGTGGGTCCGGATCAGACCGATGTGCTCTTCTGCCTGAGCGACAGCGATCAGGCAAATTTGATATCGAGCCTGGTCGGACGATCTTTGGGCTTCAAACGGGTCATCCCGAGTCTTCAAGACCCTGAATTCGAGGGAATCTGCCGGGAGCTGGATCTCAAAGACGCCATTGTGCCCTCCCGGACCATCAGCCGCTATCTGGCCGACATGGTGGAAGGTGTGGATATTCTGGAGCTCTCCACGGTGATTAAAGGAGAGGCGAGATTCTTTACCTTCACCGTAGATAAAGAGAAGGGAAAGCGGATCGCCGAACTCGACCTTCCCGGCAATGCCCGGGTCGTTTGTTATTATCGAGAAGGCCGGTTCTCTCTTGCAGATGAGGAAACCAGTCTTCGAAAAGGCGACGAGATGGTCATTCTGACCCATAGCGAATCCATCCCTGATTTGACAGAGCGGTGGAGGCTGAAAGAGGGAAACAATGAGGAATCCTAA
- the treZ gene encoding malto-oligosyltrehalose trehalohydrolase, which yields MTEISIWAPRARSMELESQGGRIDMTRNGAGWWTVDAPSIQHGVDYAFYVENEGPFPDPRSPWQPQGVHGPSRWVDHTRFVWSDKGWQHPPLGSAVIYELHVGTFTRRGTFDSAIDRLDYLVDLGVTHVELMPVGEFSGNRGWGYDGVDLYAPHHEYGGPEGLKRLVNASHESGLSVILDVVYNHLGPAGNYLGRFGPYFTHHYATPWGEAVNLDGPDSDEVRRFFIDNALMWLRDYHMDGLRIDAIHAILDTSAVHFLEQLADEVETLEAELGRHLILIAESDLNDPRGVRPREIGGYGLDAQWNEDFHHALHAALTREQSGYYQDFGRLADLAKVLTQGFVYDGRYSRYRHRRHGRTAAGISGHRFIGCLQNHDQVGNRALGERTSHLLSPEQLKIGAALVLAGPFVPMLFQGEEWGASTPFLYFTEHAETELGEAVKRGRREEFAAFGWNPDDIPDPQAEETFIKSKLDWDELKRTPHHALLDWHRSLIRLRRRLPALTDGRMENTSVHSDEAARWLVMTRGSVSVVCNFSETNQHVPDFKPGPKEMVLSSGHGVSAEQDGILQPGHSVTIWVDG from the coding sequence ATGACTGAGATATCAATATGGGCGCCCAGGGCCCGCTCGATGGAATTGGAGAGCCAGGGGGGGCGAATAGACATGACCCGGAATGGGGCCGGTTGGTGGACCGTGGACGCCCCGTCCATTCAACACGGCGTGGATTACGCGTTTTATGTGGAAAATGAGGGTCCGTTTCCCGATCCACGGTCTCCCTGGCAACCGCAGGGTGTTCACGGTCCGTCGAGATGGGTCGATCATACCCGGTTTGTCTGGTCGGATAAGGGCTGGCAGCACCCCCCGCTCGGGTCGGCCGTCATCTATGAATTGCACGTGGGCACATTTACCCGGAGGGGTACGTTTGATTCGGCCATTGACCGTTTGGATTATCTTGTCGACCTCGGTGTCACTCACGTGGAGCTCATGCCCGTGGGGGAATTCTCCGGGAACCGCGGATGGGGATACGACGGGGTCGATCTCTATGCGCCCCATCATGAGTATGGAGGCCCGGAGGGACTTAAGCGTTTGGTGAATGCGAGTCACGAAAGTGGCCTTTCCGTCATCCTGGATGTGGTTTACAACCACCTGGGTCCGGCAGGCAACTATTTGGGCCGATTTGGGCCCTACTTCACCCACCACTATGCAACACCCTGGGGGGAGGCGGTCAACCTGGATGGCCCTGACAGCGATGAGGTGCGGCGCTTTTTTATTGACAATGCCTTAATGTGGCTACGCGATTACCATATGGATGGTCTTCGTATCGATGCTATCCATGCCATTCTGGATACCTCCGCCGTCCATTTCCTGGAACAGCTCGCCGATGAGGTGGAGACTCTCGAGGCTGAACTGGGTCGCCATCTGATACTGATCGCCGAAAGCGACCTTAACGATCCCCGGGGGGTGCGGCCCCGGGAGATAGGGGGGTACGGCCTCGATGCCCAATGGAATGAGGACTTCCATCACGCCCTTCACGCCGCCCTCACCAGAGAACAGAGCGGCTATTATCAGGATTTCGGGCGTCTGGCCGATCTGGCCAAGGTCCTGACCCAGGGGTTTGTTTATGACGGCCGCTACTCCCGATATCGTCATCGTCGTCATGGGCGGACCGCCGCGGGGATTTCAGGACACCGGTTCATCGGCTGCCTTCAGAACCACGATCAGGTAGGCAACCGTGCGTTAGGTGAGCGAACAAGCCATTTGCTCTCACCGGAACAGCTCAAGATCGGGGCAGCCCTGGTCTTGGCCGGTCCCTTTGTGCCGATGCTCTTTCAAGGCGAGGAATGGGGTGCCTCAACCCCCTTTCTCTATTTCACCGAACATGCCGAGACAGAACTGGGTGAGGCCGTGAAACGCGGACGGCGGGAGGAATTTGCAGCCTTCGGCTGGAACCCTGACGATATCCCGGATCCTCAGGCCGAGGAAACCTTTATCAAATCCAAGCTCGACTGGGACGAATTGAAACGAACCCCGCACCATGCGCTTCTTGACTGGCATCGGTCTCTCATCCGTCTGCGTCGTCGGCTGCCCGCATTGACCGACGGGCGGATGGAGAATACGTCCGTGCACTCTGACGAGGCCGCACGCTGGCTGGTCATGACCCGCGGATCTGTGAGCGTGGTTTGCAATTTTTCGGAGACAAACCAACATGTTCCCGATTTCAAGCCTGGTCCAAAGGAGATGGTTCTGTCTTCCGGACACGGGGTTTCAGCGGAACAGGATGGGATTCTTCAGCCGGGACATTCCGTTACCATCTGGGTGGACGGTTAA
- a CDS encoding TrkH family potassium uptake protein: MSKQATGLSYAVRFPVLAKYFGQLCLVVAALTVVPLAVSLIHGETPIAFRYAIVIVVLAGTGGILGRMPAPREVQVNEAMVLVAFMFLVTPLVMSFPMMGSGLSFPNALFEAISAATTTGLSTVKRPEGMPQTFLFARTWMQWYGGLGIVVFSLALLFRPGATAKRIAFTEDMEDDLVGGTKAHAHRVLVVYAILTGGGILLLWVQGVGLFDALLYTMASVSTGGFAPHETSLAALDGPVVHFSVILVCLAGALPLSFYSRLYKKGPRPAIDALQLRGLLIMGGVASLLLGVCLVVTQDTGWMQALHHAPIVVFSAQTTAGFSSMDLSQLHAAAKLVLIMIMAVGGGVGSTAGGFKILRLLMIISLLRVFLRRACASTHAVVEPRIAGRRMEETGIQEALLIVLLFAAVILISWLPFLYVGYDPMDSLFEVVSATGTVGLSAGVVGAEMPMLLKGILCVDMLLGRLEILAWLVMVYPGTWIGRRLS, encoded by the coding sequence GTGTCAAAACAAGCAACCGGTCTCAGCTATGCGGTCCGTTTCCCGGTCCTGGCAAAGTATTTCGGGCAGCTCTGCCTGGTGGTCGCTGCGCTGACGGTTGTGCCGCTGGCCGTATCGCTGATCCATGGTGAGACGCCGATTGCTTTCAGATATGCGATAGTCATTGTCGTGTTGGCAGGGACCGGCGGAATCCTTGGGAGGATGCCCGCGCCCCGGGAGGTTCAGGTCAACGAAGCCATGGTCCTTGTGGCGTTCATGTTCCTCGTAACGCCGCTGGTGATGTCTTTCCCCATGATGGGTTCCGGACTGTCTTTTCCAAATGCCCTCTTTGAGGCCATCTCCGCAGCCACCACCACCGGTCTCAGCACGGTGAAACGACCGGAGGGGATGCCGCAGACGTTTCTTTTCGCGCGCACCTGGATGCAGTGGTACGGCGGCCTCGGAATCGTGGTTTTCTCCCTCGCCCTCCTCTTCCGGCCGGGGGCGACAGCCAAGAGAATCGCTTTCACCGAAGACATGGAAGACGATCTGGTGGGCGGTACAAAAGCCCATGCGCACCGGGTGCTGGTCGTGTATGCCATTCTGACCGGGGGCGGCATCCTGCTTTTATGGGTCCAGGGGGTCGGATTATTCGACGCGCTGCTCTATACGATGGCGTCGGTCTCCACTGGGGGGTTTGCACCTCATGAGACCAGCCTGGCTGCACTGGACGGTCCGGTTGTTCACTTTTCCGTTATCCTGGTTTGCCTGGCGGGTGCGCTCCCTCTGAGTTTCTATTCCAGGCTGTATAAAAAAGGCCCTCGACCGGCCATCGACGCACTGCAATTGCGCGGGCTTCTGATCATGGGCGGGGTGGCGAGCCTGTTGCTTGGCGTTTGCCTGGTCGTGACACAAGACACCGGATGGATGCAGGCGCTTCATCATGCCCCGATTGTCGTTTTTTCCGCCCAGACGACGGCGGGCTTCTCAAGCATGGATCTGTCGCAGCTCCACGCCGCCGCCAAGCTCGTGCTGATTATGATCATGGCTGTCGGCGGCGGCGTCGGTTCGACAGCCGGCGGATTTAAGATCCTGCGCCTTTTGATGATCATAAGCCTTTTGCGCGTGTTCCTCAGGCGGGCCTGCGCCAGCACGCATGCGGTGGTTGAACCGCGGATCGCCGGCCGGCGCATGGAAGAGACGGGGATTCAGGAAGCCTTACTCATTGTTCTGCTGTTTGCGGCGGTCATTCTCATTTCATGGCTGCCTTTCTTGTATGTGGGATATGACCCCATGGATTCCCTTTTCGAAGTGGTTTCCGCCACAGGGACGGTCGGACTTTCGGCAGGGGTGGTCGGTGCTGAGATGCCGATGTTGCTCAAAGGGATTCTTTGTGTTGACATGCTCCTGGGAAGACTGGAAATACTGGCCTGGCTGGTGATGGTCTATCCCGGGACCTGGATCGGAAGGAGGTTGTCATAG